A genomic window from Corynebacterium fournieri includes:
- the rlmN gene encoding 23S rRNA (adenine(2503)-C(2))-methyltransferase RlmN → MSDFPQIQLLAPKRGMPPKHFADLTKQERIDALKELGLPKFRADQIARHYYGKFEADPLTMTDLPETQRQTVKDALFPTLLTPVRTIETDEGDTTKTLWRLHDGILLESVLMRYPGRATLCISSQAGCGMACPFCATGQGGLDRNLSTAEIVDQVRAAAAMMQAEGSRLSNIVFMGMGEPLANYKRVVSAVRQITQPSPDGFGISQRNVTVSTVGLAPQIRMLADEGLSCTLAVSLHTPDDELRDELVPVNNRFEVAEVLDAARYYADQTGRRVSIEYALIRDMNDQDFRADMLGKKLHSALGSLVHVNVIPLNPTPGSKWDASPKARQDEFVRRVAAQGVPCTVRDTKGQEIAAACGQLAADEKAV, encoded by the coding sequence ATGAGCGATTTCCCCCAGATCCAGCTGCTCGCGCCGAAGCGCGGCATGCCGCCGAAGCATTTCGCAGACCTGACCAAACAAGAGCGCATCGACGCGCTCAAGGAGCTTGGCCTGCCCAAGTTCCGCGCAGACCAAATCGCGCGCCACTACTACGGCAAGTTCGAGGCGGATCCGTTGACCATGACGGACTTGCCCGAGACGCAGCGCCAGACCGTCAAGGACGCGCTGTTTCCCACGCTGCTCACTCCGGTGCGCACGATTGAGACCGACGAAGGCGATACGACGAAGACGCTGTGGCGGCTTCACGACGGCATCCTGTTGGAATCCGTACTCATGCGCTACCCGGGCCGGGCGACCCTGTGCATCTCCTCCCAGGCTGGCTGTGGCATGGCCTGCCCGTTTTGCGCGACGGGCCAGGGCGGCTTGGACCGCAACTTGTCCACCGCCGAGATTGTGGACCAGGTGCGCGCAGCCGCGGCAATGATGCAGGCCGAGGGCTCGCGCCTGTCCAACATCGTGTTCATGGGCATGGGGGAGCCGCTGGCCAACTACAAACGTGTTGTCTCCGCAGTGCGGCAGATTACGCAGCCTTCCCCGGACGGCTTCGGCATTTCCCAGCGCAACGTCACCGTCTCCACCGTGGGCCTGGCGCCGCAGATCCGCATGCTCGCGGACGAGGGGCTGTCTTGCACCCTGGCTGTGAGCCTGCATACGCCTGACGACGAGCTTCGCGACGAACTTGTCCCGGTGAACAACCGCTTCGAGGTTGCGGAGGTGCTCGACGCTGCCCGCTACTATGCGGACCAGACCGGCCGGCGCGTCTCCATCGAGTACGCGTTGATCCGCGACATGAACGACCAGGATTTCCGCGCGGACATGCTGGGCAAGAAGCTGCACTCGGCGCTCGGCTCGCTGGTGCACGTCAACGTCATCCCGCTCAACCCCACGCCGGGCTCGAAGTGGGATGCCTCCCCGAAGGCGCGTCAGGACGAGTTCGTGCGCCGGGTGGCAGCTCAGGGCGTGCCGTGCACAGTGCGCGACACCAAGGGGCAGGAGATCGCCGCCGCGTGCGGTCAGCTCGCGGCCGACGAGAAGGCGGTGTAG
- a CDS encoding phosphatidate cytidylyltransferase gives MSEAQTDPTEPTQAAEPAEASPSRWPTHAPKPKNKAGRDLPAAITTGVVLGALVIAAVWIGPVAWYPLVAAAVALAMWEVMTRLREAGYVQPRTLLIILGQAMLWLSVPYGTSGLVSGFAFTVLVVMFWGMFHRGRHARPENYLRDTAVAIFVLAWIPLFGTFAAMISLITEAGVDGSAYIVAFMLCVVANDVGGYAAGVMFGSHPMAPAVSPNKSWEGFAGSMTAGIVTGVLVVNFLINGPWWMGVVLGIALVICATMGDLVESQFKRELGIKDMSNLLPGHGGIMDRLDGMLPAAAATYILLTAISLMNG, from the coding sequence GTGTCTGAGGCGCAGACGGACCCTACTGAGCCGACCCAAGCAGCGGAACCCGCAGAGGCATCGCCGAGCCGCTGGCCCACCCATGCCCCGAAACCGAAAAATAAGGCGGGGCGCGATCTGCCGGCCGCGATCACGACGGGGGTGGTGCTCGGCGCGCTGGTCATCGCCGCCGTGTGGATAGGTCCGGTGGCGTGGTACCCGCTCGTTGCCGCCGCTGTGGCGCTGGCGATGTGGGAGGTGATGACGCGGCTGCGCGAGGCCGGCTACGTCCAGCCCCGCACGCTGCTGATCATTTTGGGGCAGGCCATGCTGTGGTTGTCTGTGCCCTACGGCACCTCAGGGTTGGTGTCCGGATTCGCCTTCACTGTGCTCGTGGTGATGTTCTGGGGGATGTTCCACCGCGGCAGGCACGCCCGTCCGGAGAACTACTTGCGCGATACCGCGGTGGCGATTTTTGTGCTGGCGTGGATCCCGCTGTTCGGCACATTCGCCGCGATGATTTCCCTCATTACCGAGGCAGGGGTGGACGGCTCCGCCTACATTGTCGCATTCATGCTGTGCGTGGTGGCCAACGATGTCGGCGGTTACGCCGCGGGCGTGATGTTCGGCTCACACCCGATGGCACCAGCGGTGAGCCCCAACAAGTCCTGGGAGGGCTTTGCCGGGTCCATGACGGCCGGCATCGTCACAGGGGTCCTGGTGGTGAACTTCCTCATCAATGGACCGTGGTGGATGGGCGTCGTGCTCGGTATCGCCTTGGTCATCTGCGCCACGATGGGCGACTTGGTGGAAAGCCAGTTCAAGCGCGAGCTGGGCATTAAGGACATGTCCAACTTGCTGCCTGGCCACGGCGGGATCATGGACCGCCTTGACGGGATGCTGCCGGCGGCCGCCGCCACGTACATCCTGCTCACCGCCATCTCTTTGATGAACGGCTAA
- the map gene encoding type I methionyl aminopeptidase has protein sequence MNKRGLLTPGKPTPERKVPKSIERPEYAWKDEVQENVGEPVIQTPETIEAMREASKIAANALALAGAAVAPGKTTDEIDGIVHDYLVEHGAYPSTLGYRGYPKSSCISLNEIVCHGIPDTTVIQDGDIVNIDVTAYKNGVHGDTNATFFAGEVAQEHKDLVDRTYQALMRGIKAAKPGREINVIGRVIESYAKRFGYNVVTDFTGHGVGTTFHNGLVVLHYDSDAYTDVLEPGMTLTIEPMINLGELPYRVWDDGWTVQNIDGEYTAQFEHTLVITEGGNEILTIPDADVAAGQHMLGE, from the coding sequence ATGAATAAACGAGGTCTACTCACCCCTGGAAAACCCACCCCCGAGCGCAAGGTGCCGAAGTCCATTGAGCGCCCCGAATACGCATGGAAGGACGAGGTACAAGAAAACGTCGGTGAGCCGGTCATTCAAACACCGGAGACCATCGAGGCGATGCGCGAAGCCTCCAAGATCGCCGCGAATGCGCTCGCGCTCGCCGGCGCCGCTGTGGCACCGGGCAAGACGACAGACGAGATCGACGGCATCGTGCACGACTACCTTGTGGAGCACGGTGCCTACCCGTCCACGCTGGGCTACCGCGGTTACCCGAAGTCCAGCTGCATCTCGCTCAACGAGATTGTCTGCCACGGCATCCCCGACACGACTGTGATTCAGGACGGCGACATTGTCAACATCGACGTCACCGCGTACAAAAACGGCGTCCATGGCGACACGAACGCCACGTTCTTCGCTGGCGAGGTGGCGCAAGAGCACAAGGACCTCGTCGACCGCACCTACCAGGCGCTCATGCGCGGCATCAAGGCCGCGAAGCCCGGCCGCGAGATCAACGTGATCGGCCGAGTCATCGAGTCCTACGCCAAGCGCTTCGGCTACAACGTGGTCACCGACTTCACCGGCCACGGGGTGGGCACCACGTTCCACAACGGGCTCGTGGTGCTGCACTACGATTCTGACGCCTACACGGACGTGCTTGAGCCGGGCATGACGTTGACCATCGAACCGATGATCAACCTCGGCGAGCTGCCGTACCGTGTGTGGGACGACGGCTGGACGGTGCAGAACATCGACGGTGAGTACACCGCGCAGTTTGAGCACACCCTCGTCATTACCGAGGGCGGCAACGAAATCCTCACCATCCCGGATGCCGATGTGGCCGCAGGGCAGCACATGTTAGGGGAGTAG
- the dxr gene encoding 1-deoxy-D-xylulose-5-phosphate reductoisomerase — protein sequence MKNVIILGSTGSIGSQAIDVIREHRDQFNVVGLATGGTRPDRAIEQALEFGLSADQVAVRDLEGAKKVSKELGGFVITGDACAAALVESQEADLVLNSLVGSAGLPATLAALKAGATLALANKESLVAGGRFVLEAARPGQIVPVDSEHSAMAQALRSGKREEVECFVLTASGGPFRGKSREQLMDVTFEEALAHPTWSMGSMNTLNSATMVNKGLELIEASLLFDVEPDKIDVTVHPQSIVHSMVTFKDGATIAQASPPSMLLPISHALNWPNRIPGAQPALDFSKAFEWTFEPLDDDAFPAVRLARQAAQQGDPYPAIYNAANEVAVDGFVQGRLKFPYIVDVIAEVLDGAGDFAEAPADVNAVLRTEARARERAAAVVERFADA from the coding sequence GTGAAGAATGTAATCATCTTGGGCTCAACTGGTTCGATCGGTTCACAGGCGATTGATGTGATCCGCGAGCATCGCGACCAATTCAACGTGGTCGGCCTTGCCACCGGCGGGACTCGTCCCGACCGGGCGATCGAGCAAGCCCTTGAGTTTGGGCTGAGCGCTGACCAGGTCGCTGTGCGCGACTTGGAGGGCGCGAAGAAGGTGTCCAAGGAGCTCGGCGGTTTCGTCATCACCGGCGACGCGTGCGCGGCCGCCTTAGTGGAGTCGCAGGAAGCGGACTTAGTGCTCAACTCACTCGTCGGTTCCGCCGGATTGCCGGCCACGCTGGCGGCGCTGAAAGCGGGGGCGACGCTGGCGTTGGCGAACAAGGAGTCGCTTGTCGCTGGCGGACGCTTCGTCTTGGAGGCGGCGCGCCCGGGGCAAATCGTGCCCGTGGATTCGGAGCATTCCGCTATGGCCCAGGCGCTGCGCTCCGGCAAGCGCGAGGAAGTGGAGTGTTTCGTGCTCACGGCGTCCGGCGGGCCGTTTAGGGGCAAGTCTCGCGAGCAGCTGATGGATGTCACGTTCGAGGAAGCGCTTGCACACCCGACGTGGTCGATGGGCTCGATGAACACGCTGAACTCGGCCACGATGGTGAATAAGGGCCTCGAGTTGATTGAGGCCTCGCTGCTGTTCGACGTCGAACCGGACAAGATCGACGTGACGGTGCACCCGCAGTCCATCGTGCACTCGATGGTCACCTTCAAAGATGGCGCGACTATCGCCCAGGCGTCGCCGCCGTCGATGCTCCTTCCGATCTCTCATGCGCTGAATTGGCCGAACCGCATCCCCGGGGCGCAGCCGGCGCTGGACTTCTCCAAAGCTTTTGAGTGGACTTTCGAGCCGCTTGACGACGATGCGTTCCCCGCGGTGCGACTGGCCCGCCAGGCGGCACAGCAGGGGGATCCGTACCCGGCGATCTACAACGCGGCGAACGAAGTTGCTGTGGACGGCTTCGTGCAGGGCCGGTTGAAGTTCCCCTACATCGTCGACGTGATCGCGGAGGTCCTCGACGGTGCCGGGGATTTCGCGGAGGCTCCGGCCGACGTCAACGCTGTGCTGCGCACCGAGGCTCGCGCCCGCGAGCGCGCCGCAGCTGTGGTCGAGCGTTTCGCTGACGCGTAG
- the ispG gene encoding flavodoxin-dependent (E)-4-hydroxy-3-methylbut-2-enyl-diphosphate synthase produces the protein MNTPIGLGMPEGPAPTLAPRRQTRQLMVGDVGVGSDHPISVQSMTTTKTHDVNATLQQIAQLTTAGCDIVRVACPKTVDADALPAIAAKSPIPVIADIHFQPKYIFAAIDAGCAAVRVNPGNIKEFDGRVKEVAKAAGDAGIPIRIGVNGGSLDPRLLAKYGKATPEALVESAIYEAGLFEEHGFGDIAISVKHSDPVLMVEAYRQLAEKTDYPLHLGVTEAGPKFMGTIKSSVAFGALLSQGIGDTIRVSLSADPVEEIKVGDQILQSLNLRPRKLEIVSCPSCGRAQVDVYKLAEEVTAGLDGMEFPLRVAVMGCVVNGPGEARDADLGVASGNGKGQIFVKGEVVETVPESKIVETLIDYAQRIAEEEGLEEVAGAKAEVKVTR, from the coding sequence ATGAACACCCCCATCGGATTAGGTATGCCAGAAGGCCCGGCACCGACGTTGGCTCCGCGCCGCCAGACTCGTCAACTGATGGTGGGGGATGTCGGCGTCGGCTCCGATCACCCGATCTCCGTGCAGTCGATGACCACCACGAAGACGCACGACGTCAACGCCACCTTGCAGCAGATCGCTCAGCTGACCACCGCTGGCTGCGACATCGTGCGCGTAGCTTGCCCGAAGACGGTTGATGCGGACGCGCTGCCGGCGATTGCCGCGAAGTCCCCGATCCCGGTGATCGCGGACATCCACTTCCAGCCGAAGTACATCTTCGCCGCGATCGACGCTGGCTGTGCCGCGGTGCGCGTGAACCCGGGCAACATCAAAGAGTTCGACGGCCGCGTCAAGGAGGTTGCGAAGGCAGCTGGAGATGCGGGCATCCCAATCCGTATCGGCGTCAACGGCGGCTCGCTCGACCCGCGCCTGCTGGCCAAGTACGGCAAGGCTACGCCGGAGGCGCTCGTCGAGTCCGCGATCTACGAGGCCGGCCTCTTTGAGGAGCACGGTTTCGGTGATATCGCCATCTCTGTGAAGCACTCGGACCCGGTGCTGATGGTGGAGGCTTACCGCCAGTTGGCGGAGAAGACCGATTACCCGCTGCACTTGGGTGTCACCGAGGCGGGCCCGAAGTTCATGGGCACCATCAAGTCCTCCGTCGCCTTCGGCGCGCTGCTGTCCCAGGGCATCGGCGACACCATCCGCGTGTCCCTGTCCGCGGACCCAGTGGAGGAGATCAAGGTCGGCGACCAGATCCTGCAGTCGCTCAACCTGCGCCCGCGCAAGCTGGAGATTGTTTCTTGCCCGTCTTGTGGCCGCGCCCAGGTGGACGTGTACAAGCTTGCCGAGGAAGTCACCGCGGGCCTCGACGGCATGGAGTTCCCGCTGCGTGTCGCCGTGATGGGTTGCGTTGTCAACGGCCCGGGCGAGGCGCGCGACGCGGACCTCGGCGTGGCCTCGGGCAATGGCAAGGGCCAGATCTTTGTCAAGGGCGAGGTTGTGGAGACCGTGCCGGAGTCCAAGATTGTGGAAACGCTCATCGATTACGCGCAGCGCATCGCTGAGGAGGAGGGCCTCGAGGAGGTCGCCGGCGCCAAGGCAGAGGTCAAGGTCACGCGCTAA
- a CDS encoding DUF2631 domain-containing protein, with amino-acid sequence MAHAKDNAPQVYNGVSEADVPSARFGWSAFTDRTIQIAGWISVLFLIAYNFGNHQGHVETIWLIALAVLLALGLILHATKPKLSQVRTVTSHNKPVGHQEPDWIYNQATLSGDVYENLTDSQLRSLNIEPGRVAHLRPAHGQERVVERTAARPVEAAHQREDVEVVTVEPTHGKHRI; translated from the coding sequence GTGGCCCACGCGAAGGACAACGCACCGCAGGTGTACAACGGCGTTTCTGAGGCGGATGTTCCGTCCGCTCGTTTCGGCTGGAGCGCGTTCACTGACCGCACCATCCAGATCGCTGGTTGGATCTCCGTCCTGTTCCTCATCGCCTACAACTTCGGCAACCACCAGGGCCACGTTGAGACCATCTGGCTCATCGCCCTCGCTGTGCTGCTGGCACTCGGCCTGATCCTGCACGCCACCAAGCCGAAGTTGAGCCAGGTGCGCACCGTCACCTCCCACAACAAGCCGGTGGGCCACCAGGAGCCGGACTGGATCTACAACCAGGCCACCCTCTCCGGTGACGTGTACGAAAACCTCACCGACTCCCAGCTGCGTTCCCTCAACATCGAGCCGGGCCGCGTTGCTCACCTGCGTCCGGCGCACGGCCAGGAGCGCGTGGTCGAGCGCACCGCCGCCCGCCCGGTCGAGGCTGCGCACCAGCGCGAGGACGTCGAGGTCGTCACCGTCGAGCCGACCCACGGCAAGCACCGCATCTAA
- a CDS encoding M50 family metallopeptidase: MGALGIVAFALAIAVSIALHEAGHMFTARAFGMRVRRYFIGFGPTVWSTTKGNTEYGIAALPFGGFCDIAGMTAMDPVTPDEAPHAMVNKPAWQRVAVLSGGIAMNLLIGVVITYFVAIFSGIPNPDADFTPRVGETVCVADQVDAQTLGECSGPGPAGQAGVRSGDTLVALDGQELERFADLREAVADKPGETVTLDVVRDGQPMTIDLTVGEVERIDPRTGEQIAAGAVGIVAAPVEDAVKAYGPAEAVPATLRFTGQMLRATVDGIVSFPGKIPGVVASIFGGERDIDGPVSVIGASRTGGELAEQNMWSAFWMMLASLNFFLALFNLVPLPPLDGGHIAVVLYEKIRDALRRLRGLPPGPPANYEKLMPLTYAMAALLLGVGVLVMAADVVNPVRIFG; encoded by the coding sequence GTGGGTGCTCTAGGCATTGTGGCGTTCGCTCTGGCGATCGCCGTGTCCATCGCACTGCACGAGGCCGGGCACATGTTCACTGCCCGGGCCTTCGGTATGCGAGTGCGACGCTACTTCATCGGTTTCGGCCCCACGGTGTGGTCGACAACAAAAGGCAACACCGAGTACGGCATAGCCGCGCTGCCGTTCGGCGGTTTCTGCGACATCGCGGGCATGACCGCGATGGATCCGGTCACGCCGGACGAGGCGCCCCACGCGATGGTAAACAAGCCTGCGTGGCAGCGTGTCGCCGTGCTTTCTGGCGGCATTGCGATGAACCTGCTCATCGGCGTGGTCATCACCTACTTCGTGGCCATATTCTCCGGCATCCCCAACCCTGACGCGGACTTCACCCCGCGGGTGGGTGAGACGGTGTGCGTTGCAGACCAGGTTGATGCGCAGACGCTGGGGGAGTGCTCCGGGCCGGGGCCTGCAGGGCAGGCCGGCGTGCGCTCGGGAGACACGCTTGTCGCGCTGGACGGGCAGGAGCTCGAGCGGTTCGCGGATCTGCGCGAGGCCGTCGCTGACAAACCCGGTGAGACGGTCACGCTCGACGTTGTGCGCGATGGCCAACCGATGACCATCGATCTGACCGTCGGCGAGGTCGAACGCATCGATCCGCGCACCGGTGAGCAGATAGCCGCCGGGGCCGTCGGCATCGTCGCCGCCCCCGTGGAAGACGCGGTAAAGGCGTACGGGCCTGCTGAGGCCGTGCCCGCCACGCTGCGATTTACAGGACAGATGCTGCGTGCGACGGTGGACGGCATCGTGTCGTTCCCCGGCAAGATCCCTGGGGTGGTGGCCTCCATCTTCGGCGGGGAGCGCGACATCGACGGCCCCGTCAGCGTGATCGGCGCCTCGCGCACCGGCGGCGAGCTGGCGGAGCAGAACATGTGGTCGGCGTTTTGGATGATGCTGGCCAGCCTGAACTTCTTCCTCGCGCTGTTCAATCTCGTGCCGCTGCCGCCGTTGGACGGCGGGCACATTGCGGTGGTGCTGTACGAAAAGATTCGCGATGCCTTGCGACGCCTCCGGGGCCTGCCGCCCGGGCCGCCCGCCAACTACGAAAAGCTCATGCCCTTGACGTATGCCATGGCTGCGCTGCTGCTTGGAGTGGGTGTGCTGGTGATGGCCGCGGACGTGGTCAACCCCGTCAGAATTTTTGGCTGA
- a CDS encoding penicillin-binding transpeptidase domain-containing protein, which produces MLRRSVAGVAVVALAASISSCTPRPNDAEPAAASFLSALEKREVNASLIDDPSAADTSLNETWGGLQADGLEATLEDVHQDGNLATATYEMHWQLPRERDLTYQAQMTLTQSGDEWNVRWQPSLLHPRLGANQHLELRAVAPAQASVVSSDGVELLKPGTAYRVLVDTDAMRSASAAAEGISAALAQAHEADRGVPLRDAEGLAKDLEGASGTFSAAVVPAPARDAFEQALAGEPGVRLNEEAAMVNAQPEFAPDIMARVGELVRDDLQGDSGWSVDVVNENGASYEEITREDAAPAPAVHISLDHRVQRAAEMALEPVAGQQAMIVAIRPSTGGILAIAQTPAADAEGNLATMGQYPPGSTFKILTAFAGLTKQGLVPGSSVPCPGTMNIFGRTVTNYAGFGLGTVPLETAFARSCNTTFADISTKLAPGELKDVGKQFGLGVDMEIPGVETITGSIPDGEEPLDRTEAGYGQGLDLASPFGMALVSAAAARGAMPVPFLVQGEQTQLSEAPAPLDPGAADELRQLMAAVTGPGGTAGGLTAGGDIRGKTGEAEINGGSHSWFTGYRADDDIAFATLVVLGGGSEAAVALTNRMLLNLDAPAQ; this is translated from the coding sequence ATGCTCCGTCGCAGTGTTGCGGGGGTGGCGGTGGTGGCGCTTGCGGCGTCGATAAGCAGCTGCACCCCGCGCCCTAATGATGCTGAACCCGCCGCTGCGTCCTTTTTGAGCGCGCTTGAAAAGCGCGAGGTGAACGCCTCGCTTATCGACGATCCTTCGGCCGCCGACACCTCCCTCAACGAAACCTGGGGCGGGCTGCAGGCGGATGGGCTGGAAGCCACGCTTGAAGACGTCCACCAAGACGGCAACCTGGCCACCGCCACCTACGAGATGCACTGGCAGCTGCCGCGCGAGCGCGACCTGACCTATCAGGCGCAGATGACGCTGACGCAAAGCGGCGACGAATGGAACGTGCGCTGGCAGCCGTCTCTTCTGCACCCGCGCCTGGGCGCGAACCAGCATCTGGAACTGCGCGCAGTCGCTCCCGCACAAGCCAGCGTGGTCTCCTCCGACGGCGTGGAGTTGCTCAAGCCGGGCACGGCTTACCGCGTGCTGGTGGATACCGACGCAATGCGCTCTGCCAGCGCCGCCGCGGAGGGAATCAGCGCTGCGTTGGCTCAGGCCCACGAGGCTGACCGTGGCGTGCCGCTGCGCGACGCCGAGGGCCTGGCTAAAGACCTCGAAGGCGCCTCCGGTACCTTTTCGGCGGCAGTTGTGCCTGCGCCTGCGCGCGACGCGTTCGAGCAGGCGCTGGCTGGCGAGCCGGGGGTGCGCCTCAACGAAGAGGCGGCGATGGTCAACGCGCAGCCAGAGTTTGCCCCGGACATCATGGCCCGGGTGGGCGAGCTCGTGCGCGACGACCTGCAGGGCGACTCCGGTTGGAGCGTCGACGTGGTCAACGAAAACGGCGCGTCCTACGAGGAGATCACACGCGAGGACGCCGCCCCGGCACCCGCGGTACACATCAGCTTGGACCACCGCGTGCAGCGCGCCGCCGAGATGGCGCTTGAGCCGGTGGCGGGCCAACAAGCCATGATCGTGGCTATCCGCCCCTCCACCGGAGGCATCCTGGCCATCGCGCAGACACCAGCCGCCGACGCGGAGGGCAACTTGGCCACAATGGGCCAGTACCCGCCGGGGTCGACCTTTAAGATCCTGACAGCTTTCGCCGGGCTGACCAAGCAGGGGCTGGTGCCCGGCTCGTCCGTGCCGTGCCCGGGCACGATGAACATATTCGGGCGCACCGTGACTAACTACGCGGGGTTCGGCCTGGGCACGGTGCCGCTGGAAACGGCGTTCGCGCGCTCATGCAACACTACTTTCGCCGACATCTCCACAAAGCTCGCGCCCGGCGAGCTCAAGGATGTGGGCAAGCAGTTCGGGCTCGGCGTGGACATGGAAATCCCGGGTGTGGAGACCATTACTGGCTCCATCCCGGACGGCGAGGAACCGCTCGACCGCACTGAGGCTGGCTACGGCCAGGGCCTGGACTTGGCTAGTCCCTTCGGTATGGCGCTCGTTTCAGCGGCCGCCGCGCGTGGCGCGATGCCAGTGCCGTTTTTGGTGCAGGGGGAGCAGACTCAACTCAGCGAAGCTCCGGCACCGCTTGACCCGGGGGCCGCAGATGAGCTGCGCCAGCTGATGGCGGCCGTGACCGGCCCTGGCGGCACCGCAGGCGGACTGACTGCGGGAGGCGACATACGGGGCAAGACTGGCGAGGCCGAGATCAACGGCGGCTCCCACTCGTGGTTTACCGGGTACCGGGCGGACGACGACATCGCCTTCGCCACTCTCGTAGTTCTCGGGGGCGGCTCTGAAGCGGCGGTCGCCTTGACCAACCGGATGCTGCTGAACCTCGACGCGCCTGCACAGTAG
- the mtr gene encoding mycothione reductase, with product MPALASDLQDATRYDLIIVGAGSGNSILTPDFDDKKVAMVEKGAFGGTCLNVGCIPTKMYVLAAEKAYAAREAGKLGIALEYKGADWPAIVERVFDNRIDLIAKGGEDYRRNGCSNVTVYDMEASFVGPRTLKTGRGDDEEFITSDTIILAAGARPFIPEWAHAVPFHTNEDIMRLERQPKSLTIVGGGFIAMEFAHVFDALGTEVTIVNRSPLLRQLDQDLATAFNDLATERYSTHIGRTVESASNSDEGVTLTLDDGTTVTSEALLIATGRVPNSDILNVAAGGIDTHPDGRVVVDEFGRTTAEGVWALGDLSSPYQLKHVANAEQRAVTYNVLQAWESGENANLVPMPHDHVPSAIFTHPQIATVGLSEQQAKEAGFDVTVKVQNYGDVAYGWGLEDSTGIVKLVADRTTGKLLGAHYMGPQASTLIQQMITVMAYDLDLREFPRSQYWIHPALAEVTENAILGLDLTFKEL from the coding sequence ATGCCCGCTCTCGCAAGCGACTTGCAGGATGCCACACGCTACGACCTGATCATTGTGGGGGCGGGTTCAGGCAACTCGATCCTCACTCCCGACTTCGACGACAAGAAGGTCGCGATGGTGGAAAAGGGCGCGTTCGGCGGCACGTGCCTGAACGTCGGCTGCATCCCCACCAAGATGTACGTGCTCGCCGCCGAAAAGGCGTACGCCGCCCGCGAGGCCGGCAAGCTCGGTATCGCCTTGGAGTACAAGGGTGCAGACTGGCCTGCCATCGTGGAACGCGTCTTTGACAACCGCATCGACCTGATCGCGAAAGGCGGCGAGGATTACCGCCGCAACGGCTGCTCGAACGTGACCGTCTACGACATGGAGGCGTCCTTCGTCGGACCCCGCACCCTGAAGACTGGACGTGGCGACGACGAGGAATTCATCACCTCCGACACGATCATCCTCGCGGCGGGCGCACGTCCGTTCATTCCCGAGTGGGCCCACGCTGTGCCGTTCCACACCAACGAAGACATCATGCGGCTCGAGCGCCAGCCGAAGTCTTTGACCATCGTCGGCGGCGGCTTCATCGCGATGGAGTTCGCGCACGTCTTTGACGCACTGGGAACGGAAGTGACCATCGTGAACCGTTCGCCGCTGCTGCGACAGCTCGATCAGGACTTGGCGACGGCGTTCAACGACCTCGCCACCGAGCGCTACTCCACCCACATCGGGCGCACCGTCGAAAGCGCCTCAAACAGCGATGAGGGCGTCACGCTCACGCTTGACGACGGCACCACGGTCACCTCCGAAGCCCTCCTCATCGCGACCGGGCGTGTGCCCAACAGCGACATCCTGAATGTTGCCGCCGGCGGGATAGACACCCACCCCGACGGCCGCGTCGTCGTCGACGAGTTCGGGCGCACAACCGCAGAGGGTGTTTGGGCGCTTGGGGATCTCTCTTCCCCCTATCAGCTCAAGCACGTCGCGAACGCCGAGCAGCGCGCCGTCACGTACAACGTGCTGCAGGCGTGGGAAAGCGGCGAGAATGCGAACCTCGTACCGATGCCGCACGATCATGTTCCCTCCGCGATCTTCACCCACCCGCAGATCGCCACTGTGGGACTGTCAGAGCAACAAGCAAAAGAGGCTGGCTTCGATGTCACCGTGAAGGTGCAGAACTACGGCGATGTCGCCTACGGCTGGGGCCTGGAGGATTCCACAGGCATAGTGAAGCTGGTGGCAGATCGGACCACCGGCAAGCTGCTGGGCGCACACTACATGGGGCCGCAGGCTTCTACTCTGATTCAGCAGATGATCACGGTAATGGCCTACGACCTGGATCTTCGCGAGTTCCCGCGGTCGCAGTACTGGATCCACCCGGCCCTGGCTGAGGTGACTGAAAACGCGATCCTCGGCCTTGACTTGACCTTCAAAGAACTCTAA